DNA sequence from the Malus sylvestris chromosome 10, drMalSylv7.2, whole genome shotgun sequence genome:
TAGCAGGAAGGTGTCAAATCTGAAATTTCTTTTTAATGGGTGGAAGTTGGAAGCACGACATGACTAGGGATTTGAATTGTGATTTGCATTGGGTTTCAGCAAGTGACAGTTCATAAAATGCCATTCATTAGATTAACTTGATTACCACTCCTGCTTAATACCAAGTTGTAAATCATTAGTTGTATAGACTTTaaagacaacaacaacaaatctCAAAAACCAGAAAATTCCTCACTCTCAATTTTAAATCTGATCGATACCTGAAATCTCTTCAAGACAATTGTGAGGATATTTGGCGCCTCATGTATGCTCAATTGCTTCCTGGCTCGAACATAAGCAGCACACCTTTTCCACAAAAATGTGAGTTTGTAAGTCACTGAAGTTGTACcgtaaaactaaaaacttaaaaacgTAATCTGGGTTCTAACAAATACTAAATTGAGGTCATCAAACCTTCCACATCTGTACATGTTTTCTCCATCCAAATCTTCAGGGGTTGTAAACTGAGTCAGCGCATCTTCAAGTGACTCAACCCAACCAAATATCTCTAAGGTAAGATCCATGATGTTTTCATATCGTTCTGACTCATGATGACATCTCAAACACTTGACCTGGTGGCATAAACATTGATATATCCATGATCAATGTGGCGGGAAGAAGagcataaattaaaaaacaaggGGGAAAAAGAGCAGTTTGATGAAAAGATGATTCATAACAACTTGAAAAATGTGCAAGTACTCAATAAGCACCTTTGATCTGAGATGTCCGCCAAATGTATGTTGTATAAAAGTTGTTTCTTGCAATCTAGGATCAACCTTGCTTTCACCACCCAGCCCCTCCAAGCATATAGATTGCATTGACGTAACTAGAAGCCTGGATAAATACAGCACACATGATATACTAAAATTCCTTCCACAAAATTTGGAActtcaatattttgaatttaatttctaAAACTGAATACATACGGAGAGTTGGTACAGATGCAAATGCTAGCACATCAGTTTTAAgaacaaaaacacataactAGTAAATTTTGACAGACCTTAAGAATTCATGTGCATCTTCTTGACTTCCATCACCAATTTGGCAATTAATACTCCTCATATGAAAAAGAATTCGACTAGGAGAAAGTGGGCCCCCACTTTCTCGTAGCATCATCACATGTTGCTCCAGCTCACACATGAGACACCAATCTTTACCACAACCTAATACATATTGTAAACAAAAGTGATTCACGTGTGCTTACAAACAAAACGCAGCCATGTATatttattggaaaattaaggggATATGAGGAAAGGTAAGTACAGGCTCTTGAATGTGATCTGCGAAGCAAATAGATAATGAGAGGCTTTGTGCAGGTTAAGCACTGCAAGACGGCATTTGCATAGCAactgcaagaaaaaaaaaatatttaatccCAATAACCCAATGATACAACACGTCAACTATGAAAAATGAATGTTCCAATTGCAGGGCTTTACTCGTATGAATCCCATGATCAACAACCAGTCTGCATCTCCACAAAGTACTTTAGTCACCTTTTAGTCAAACTTTTATCTCTCTTGTATTAGTTGTATATTCTTTTATGTATTTAGAAAATGTAAAGGTTATAAGAATCAAAATCAGGAAATTACAGGCCGGCTATGTAATCGATCACCAAAAATTAAGATACACGCCAGGTGTTTAATTTGACAAATTACTATAAGCAGTACAATGAGATCAATCCTTGTGTTACTTCTGATCTAGTCATGCCAATCAACAAATCTTCACCTCTTTATTTTACTGATAAGTACGAATGGAGTTTTCATTTCTAATCCACAACCTAATAATGCAAATATAAGCTATCCTAATTTACCTGTTCCCACAATTCAAAAGGCCCCGAGGTGATAAGTCAAAGACTTCGCACTGAAGGTACTTCACAAACTCATCATAAGGAAACAGGACCTGAGAGCACACATCAATGACAACGTCCATTCAACTCAGAACCAGAAGAAGAATATAACTCATGGAAAAGGGCAGTAAATAACTCAGGAGACCTTCCATTCAAAAAATTATATGGGGATCAATTGAAACAGAGATGGTGACCTTAGTTTTCTGTTGGTAACCATTCAATTCGGGGACTTCCTGTCTGGTAAAGTTCTTTGGCTTCTTTAGACCCATCATCTTCATGATCCTTACATTTGCAATTCCATTGCTCCCTTGTGCAGTGGTATCTCTCATTCTAGTGATTTCTGCAGCACAAACAGAGTTATAGCAACTATAATGTGCAAGGCATGTTTACAGAGTAGTGGGCTACTAGACTGACTTGAAACTTCAGCAATTTGTTCCTGCCCCTCTCTCTCTGAGTAACACTGCTCTCCGGAGACTTCCATTGTTGATTTTGGTAATTTAGACAACTTGGTCCCAAGGGAATACGGAGCTCTTTTAGCCTTTACTTCAGTCTTCATTTTCGTCATTTCAGCACATTTGAACTCTGCTGTTTCATAATTGGATAATCTTTCCTCTTTAAGGTAATTTCCTGCATTCGGAATGAAGTCCAACCCATTTTCATGCAAATCTATTCCACTTTTTGAAGAATATGACGAGGATGTTGATCCAGAGTTGCTTCCTGATTCATATATGTAGCCACTTTGACTTTGAGACTTATCAATCTCACGCACCGTATTTCTTGAAGTAGCTTGACCTTTCATATAACtgtcagaaatattgaaattttgCATCATAGCATTTTCTTCCTCTGCTAAGTGAGAGTCACAATTTCTTAACTGCAGCCACCAATATAGCACAATTATTTGACATCAAATCACAGATGTATAGAAAGATTAATGATAAGAGAATAACATGATACAAACCTTATGCTCCATAAAAATGTCTTTTGATGAATTAACATTAGAAGAGCCCGAATGGGTAGTCCAACCAAAAGATGTTTCTTCAGAAGAATCAAATGCAACTCcaactttttttcttaattCTCTGTGGGATTTTCTGGAAACCCACTTGTCCACACTTCTTCTCTCTGGCATGGAAACTTGAGAGGTATCAACTAAAGAAGCACAATCAAGCATAACGGGGGCACCAGTGCTTGTTGAAGGATAAATTATATTATCTGGTGGTGCTTGCTCAGCCAAAATGTGCTCCATCTTACACCCAAAGTACTGTGAATTGATGCTGTCATTAGGTAAGAACTTCTCATGAAAAGATTCTCCAAATGAGACAGCCTTAGGAGATGAGCTTGAACTAGTAGGTTCCAACTGCAGGCATTCTTGCCTGTGAACTTCCCTCCAGTGAATTATTTGACACTTACCAGAACTGCATATAATCCATGTAAACATTTAGAGACCGAGATCATGTTGCACCTTTAGCTCATAATCAGATATATTTATTTGATAAAATGTTCGTGCTGAAAAGTATGTATCACATGCATTtgcatgtttctcttttgcagtTCTCTTTTTTACATTGATAGTACCATATTTGGTAAAAGACGATGAAATCCCCAAATGAGCTACATGAGTTAGCTGAATGTATAACTCCCACAACCATTTAACTACCTAAGTCGCTCTTTCCCCAAAACCTAAATCATggtttaatgtaaaatataaatagatATTGAGTTCTCTGCTTGAATATGGTGAAGACAAATTTGACCAAAAGGGACCGAATCaagttttcccttttttttttaattacaaaaccACATTTTGAGCACACAATGAAAGCACCAAATGTAGGTTATATAACCACTGcaagaaattaaacaaaatatacAGCTGTAGTAGATCTTGAACAAACCACCAACTCTATAGTGCATAAGTCACACTGGTTGCAATACTGCAATTTTTAATTAAGTTTCAATTTCCTTTATTGGAcaagcaattttttttattattgtaaaATAAAGGGAGAAATACTGACAGAAAATATGTGTTCTTGCTATCAAATTAGAGAATACCAATATCTGATGGATTTGCATCTAGAGCAGCGGGTTGTAGCTGTACTATAGCATCTGGCACATACTTGAAGTCCATTCTTCGAAGGATTTGAAGAAGACACAGGAGGAATAACAGCAGCAATGGCCATTGTTTCTACTCTAAGAGCTTCTTCTGCAGCCAGTTGAGCAAGCAAACTTACCCTCTCTGTCTTCTTAGATGTCTCACTCCATTTTCCAAGTAAAACATAAGCAACTAAAGGGAGTACAACGAAAACCAGAAACAGAGCAGGTATATCAGCTTCCCTTGGCTCAAGCATGTCCTCACCAGCATACTCATGTCCAATACCCCGTCAAAGTCACTAACCGGGAGATGATCTCTCAAAGTTACAAAATTTAAAGTAGGTTGACAGCATAAAGTGCAAGGTAATCACATTCCACCAGGGCCACCACTCAGACCTGTCAAATTTTCAGAttaatattttcacaaaacatGGTTTTGATTCAAAACATAAATTCCCATACTACATTTTTCATTTCAGTACAGAACATTACAAATATTTACATACAGGGAGCATGAACAACTTCTGTGCCCTGAATTCAAAACAGATTTGTTCAAATATTTACATACAGGGAGCATGAACAAAGTCTGTGCCTTGAATTCAAAACAGATCTGTTGGTTCAGCTAAAAGGAATAAATGACCTATGTTTACCACAACAGTGTTGAAATAGCAGTTGTCTTTTAAAAATTTTCTTATTCCGGTGAAGTAGCTTATGCCAAACATTGCATCAGTCCGATAAAACAGGATATACGAAAAATTGCTTATCGAAACAATAAAAGAAGCAATGAGCCCCTAATAGAAGCAATGTGAATAGCTACAAAATCTCACACTTATGAGCACACCCAAATTGAAATCTAAAAGAACCCCATTTAAGGAATCCAtcatttttctcccaatctttgCAAATATCATGGCATTCTGCTAACCAAATCCCTAAAAGCAGACCAGCAGTTTCCCATAAACGCCAGAAActcaaaactattaaaaaaatctTTCTGCAAGAACATTACTTTGGCAAACTTTGTCTTCTACAATTGAGCAAACCAGCTAATTATTCCTCCCATTTCAAATTTAAtgggaaaacaaaatacaaCCCACTACAGAACAAGCAATGCAAATCTGAGATTCAAGCGCAAAACACTGAAAAACCATTCCAAAAGTacacagagagagtgagagagagaatggagcAGCTAGAAGAGGCATACCTGATGCACAAGCAAGAAATCTGAGCAAAATCCAACTCACAGTCTGAGCTCTGCTTCCTCCAGTCCTCCTCCTCCACTATCCTCTTctggataaaaaaataaaaaatgattctTTGATTCCTCTGACGGTaagctcaaaaaaaaaaacactctttCAGtcttccactctctctctctgtcagtCTTTcactctctcagtctctctctccccctctccctctctccctatTTCACTTCACACTTCCCAAACCCCTTCACACCTCACTTTTTTACCCTCGGGAATTCTCATCTGCGTCCTCAAAAACCCAAATCAATGTGTGCTCATTGAGATCTGGACACGTGGCGCGAAGCCTTTGGAGCCCAAGTCTGCAGGTGCGGGACCCACCAGGCCCATGTTGCAGAAACGTGATAAAGTTGATGTGATTGATTGGTTTGGGGCCGTAGGATCTGGGCCGGGGGGTGGACTAGGgtcaaaataattaaatgatatAATTTCGGGGTGGGACCCGCGGGATGATATTCCCAATAATTTTTGGCAGGGGACCACGTTTAATGGTCGATTACTCGATTCCCATGGGATTGAATTGAAATTTGGAAGAGAGGATCATTGTTTGCGGAGGCAGACATGGTGAATTAAAAAATGGAGGGGAGGAGGAGAATAGTACTGCGTTTTTAGCAATAAAGAATTATTGAGGAGTCTACTGATGTTAAGTAATGTACGcaagattaaattttgtaaatcaaataatGTTAATGTTAATgttaatgattaaattattatttaaatattgattaacgttttaatttttattgatgatacaTTAGTTGGATTATAAATTTAACTTAAACATTTAATCTATGTAACATTATcatgttattttttatattataattgatttttttttttgaaaatgttCGAGCATCaaaatgtgaaattttttaatataaatttgaaattgacatttatatgaaattttgatatcttttaaaattttatttttcgatatattaaattaaactattataataataaatattttaaaacaaaaatattaataaaatctatttaataataattataaaaaaatttgaagttgCTGTCAATTTTAGCAATAAGGGTGAacgtgacaacccgtccctagttctacaattttataaattttaaaagaatgaatttacgaaaataccTTAGAGATGAAGgttttgactttcattgaccaacGTGTAGAGAAACGTATGACTTATTCACTTAGCGCATTTGTGTAGTACTCGTTGATATGAACGCATAAACGAAAGtcgtttgcgagtccggattatatCGGTATAGTTATAGACATTTGAAATTGATTATTTAAAGTTTAgttataaattaattcaaactcaCACCATGAGTGGTAACCAAACAATTTTAAGAGAGGAAAAGGAGAACCAATCAGGAAGGGAGAaggaaagggaaaaagaaaaaaaaaaagaaacattcccGTCGGGCAGTGCACCCACACACCCAAGTCGGCCAAAATCCGGCCAAATTCTGCCATTTTGTCTTGTGGAACACCATATCCACCACCTACAACATCTTTCccaatctttcttcttccatcTTCACTCAAGATTGAAGAGTTTTAGGCCCAAAAAAGCAAAGAACATCACTGGAGCACCAGAGGTGTTCGACGGTGATTCCTTCGATCCGGTGAGtttcaccacccaccaccactcTTAATCAACTCCTCTTAGACCTAGGAACAAGAACCAAGCAGTTGTAAGGGTGTTGGAACATTGAGGAAGTCGAATCGAAGAACATCCATCTTAGGTTTCCAgcgggtttgagtgaaatttgAGCCTTTCCCGactaaattggacttggccacaggtataaaacttgttctactcattgagatcttcatttctgtaaaatttggtaatttttagaaatagttggaaTTTTTGGCGAATCGGGACGGTCGACCGCCACCCGCAGCAGCGCGTGGCCAGCGGATTAAAGATGTCGTTCTAAGTCATTTTAAGTGCCATAGTTCATAGTTGATATCCATATGATGTGAATGGATTATTCTAAACCTAGGTTGCTAAAGGTATATCACTTGATTATTATATAAATCGACGATCTGACCTTTGGATCGTTACTAAACTTTAATATGTGATAACACataatatttgaaaattatAGGAATTGACGGATTGGGAATTCAACAtgcggatcttcccgaattggatttgcaagttcataaaataaacgtTAACCGCCACCTTGTTTTGGCAATTGACAGAGAtctaaccgttggatcatagtgaaattttaggataatattttagaagcataatgtggatctttggaagtttcTGATCGGAAATCTATAAagtggatcttccggatcaagTTACATAGAGTTATGGACCCTACCATCGATCCTT
Encoded proteins:
- the LOC126585876 gene encoding ubiquitin carboxyl-terminal hydrolase 15-like isoform X2, whose protein sequence is MLEPREADIPALFLVFVVLPLVAYVLLGKWSETSKKTERVSLLAQLAAEEALRVETMAIAAVIPPVSSSNPSKNGLQVCARCYSTATTRCSRCKSIRYCSGKCQIIHWREVHRQECLQLEPTSSSSSPKAVSFGESFHEKFLPNDSINSQYFGCKMEHILAEQAPPDNIIYPSTSTGAPVMLDCASLVDTSQVSMPERRSVDKWVSRKSHRELRKKVGVAFDSSEETSFGWTTHSGSSNVNSSKDIFMEHKLRNCDSHLAEEENAMMQNFNISDSYMKGQATSRNTVREIDKSQSQSGYIYESGSNSGSTSSSYSSKSGIDLHENGLDFIPNAGNYLKEERLSNYETAEFKCAEMTKMKTEVKAKRAPYSLGTKLSKLPKSTMEVSGEQCYSEREGQEQIAEVSKITRMRDTTAQGSNGIANVRIMKMMGLKKPKNFTRQEVPELNGYQQKTKVLFPYDEFVKYLQCEVFDLSPRGLLNCGNSCYANAVLQCLTCTKPLIIYLLRRSHSRACCGKDWCLMCELEQHVMMLRESGGPLSPSRILFHMRSINCQIGDGSQEDAHEFLRLLVTSMQSICLEGLGGESKVDPRLQETTFIQHTFGGHLRSKVKCLRCHHESERYENIMDLTLEIFGWVESLEDALTQFTTPEDLDGENMYRCGRCAAYVRARKQLSIHEAPNILTIVLKRFQEGNYGKINKCITFPDMLDMIPFMTGTGDIPPLYLLYGVVVHLDTQNASFSGHYVAYVKDMRGDWFRIDDTEVHPVSMSQVMMEGAYILFYMRSCPRPQRGFSGKAIKEQVPGLENQCLLKAQKSRLDQSKHSWQFARPEHLPDDIRPEIAAAFGNSTTNDILRSSNRNVFPRMETYGGPIGVEFSDATSSDWSLFTSSDEASFTTESTRDSFSTVDCADACNIDPICSILYAPEYSHSSASCRKFSNSRPHTRFVSKERGVILDSCLSTHPVDRVQKRNYSRQVSDSQTEHPLDSKCSSFVRYGTNPMHSLDRTSDHCKL
- the LOC126585876 gene encoding ubiquitin carboxyl-terminal hydrolase 15-like isoform X1 — encoded protein: MLEPREADIPALFLVFVVLPLVAYVLLGKWSETSKKTERVSLLAQLAAEEALRVETMAIAAVIPPVSSSNPSKNGLQVCARCYSTATTRCSRCKSIRYCSGKCQIIHWREVHRQECLQLEPTSSSSSPKAVSFGESFHEKFLPNDSINSQYFGCKMEHILAEQAPPDNIIYPSTSTGAPVMLDCASLVDTSQVSMPERRSVDKWVSRKSHRELRKKVGVAFDSSEETSFGWTTHSGSSNVNSSKDIFMEHKLRNCDSHLAEEENAMMQNFNISDSYMKGQATSRNTVREIDKSQSQSGYIYESGSNSGSTSSSYSSKSGIDLHENGLDFIPNAGNYLKEERLSNYETAEFKCAEMTKMKTEVKAKRAPYSLGTKLSKLPKSTMEVSGEQCYSEREGQEQIAEVSKITRMRDTTAQGSNGIANVRIMKMMGLKKPKNFTRQEVPELNGYQQKTKVLFPYDEFVKYLQCEVFDLSPRGLLNCGNSCYANAVLQCLTCTKPLIIYLLRRSHSRACCGKDWCLMCELEQHVMMLRESGGPLSPSRILFHMRSINCQIGDGSQEDAHEFLRLLVTSMQSICLEGLGGESKVDPRLQETTFIQHTFGGHLRSKVKCLRCHHESERYENIMDLTLEIFGWVESLEDALTQFTTPEDLDGENMYRCGRCAAYVRARKQLSIHEAPNILTIVLKRFQGFLVFYAWHYFCCWNTESSLVLHQEGNYGKINKCITFPDMLDMIPFMTGTGDIPPLYLLYGVVVHLDTQNASFSGHYVAYVKDMRGDWFRIDDTEVHPVSMSQVMMEGAYILFYMRSCPRPQRGFSGKAIKEQVPGLENQCLLKAQKSRLDQSKHSWQFARPEHLPDDIRPEIAAAFGNSTTNDILRSSNRNVFPRMETYGGPIGVEFSDATSSDWSLFTSSDEASFTTESTRDSFSTVDCADACNIDPICSILYAPEYSHSSASCRKFSNSRPHTRFVSKERGVILDSCLSTHPVDRVQKRNYSRQVSDSQTEHPLDSKCSSFVRYGTNPMHSLDRTSDHCKL